In the Candidozyma auris chromosome 5, complete sequence genome, TTTGGGCAGCTCTTTTAGCagccttttcttttttcttgagttctttCAATTCCTTATTAGTGAGcgttttcttctctgtatCAGGAGCTGCTTTAGGTTGAGCAGCCGCATGGGCACTTTCACCTTGGTCACTCATTTCACTTTTGAATTGGTCTTCTCTAACTACAGAAGTTGTACATTTTTTATGTCATTATGATCTATGATGCAGGGTGTGCGACACACAAAAGTGGTGCGAGAACATAAGTTTTAGGTGAGgtgaaatggttgcaaaacatCTAGCTCTCGCTGAGCTCCCCAAATGCTcctctttttttggttgTATCGTACAAACGGACAACTTTCTCCAAGTTTTGGTTGTCTTGCTGGGAGAAGGCAAATCCTCTCTGCTTTTTCATCCGCTGCACCTGTCTCACTTTTCTGATGGCCTTCTCAAACTGCTCCATTCTAGGTCTGTAGTCCTGAATGTTGTACTTCTGGATCTCTTGTACGTAATGGTAACTCTCGGGACTATAACTCCTCTTAAAAAATTTCCATGCAAAGTCACGAAGCAAGCAAAGGCACGCGACGCCAAAGATGGCCGCCCAGAAACTCAAACTGTTGTATGTGTGACTCAACACTCCATAATATTCCCTCGAAACATTGATTCTTGGTGCAATTGTAGCATAGGCAGGGAACCAAAGCAACCAAAACACGAATGATCCAGGAATTGCAAGAAGTGTGAACTTTGTCCAAAGAGTAACCACAAGGGCGGCCTTACCTAATGCAACCAAAGTACAAGTTGTGTAGATCAACGTACCCCAGGCCCATTGGTTTGGCACACCATCGCCAGGTAAATACGTGGAGAACTTATTAAGGCACATTAAGCAGACAAAAGTCACAGCCGAATGGTAGAATCCATTGATGATCCAGCCCCAAAAAATTGTGacattgaaaaattttctcTGCTGGCCAAGTTGGTACAACTGTGGGTATCTATCAAGTAAACGGGCGCTCACAAACTGGTCAAAGACACCCATAACGAAGGGAGGGAACACTGTAAACAAGACATTATAAAGTGTCAAAGTCCACGACTCGATGAGGGACTGCCCTGAAAAGCCATTGGCAAATACGAACCAGAATTGGGTCATATACAAGGCAATGTTCTTGTAGAATGAATAAAGAATTGCGTGGGAGATTCTCTGATACGACCAGGCACCATGCACAAGCAaaagtttcttcaagtacttgaatTGCCCAATAGACACATCGGCACTTCTAGCTGCTTGCATACCCTCGAGACCGTTGAtaccaacaccaacatgAGCCGCCTGAATCATGGAAACATCATTCGCTCCATCGCCGATAGCAAGTAACAaagatctcttcctctttcgTTTTACCATCTTGACAACCAAAGCCTTTTGCAAGGGAGAAACACGGCAGCAAATGACAGCCTTGCAACGAGATGccaaattcaagaacatgtCCTCCAACTCAGGCTCGAGAGCGTAACCCAAGGAGTGACCATCAATGATAAGCGCAAGCGAGGAATCTAGAGTAGTACCCTCCATTTCCGGTTGATGCTCCAAGATGGCATCTAATTTCTCTTGCAAATTCACTTTAGTATCAGTTTTTGTCTCCTCGTTGATGATTAAAAGATTCATGTCTTCACTTAACAATTTACAAGACATACCAATATTAATGGCAGTTTCTTGTCTATCACCAGTAAGAACCCAAACCTTGATTCCGGCATTTTGAAGTGTCTGAATGGTTTCTGGGACACCATCTTGAAGCTTATCCTCGATGGCAGTTGCGCCAAGGAGAAACATGTCCTTCTCGATAAGTTCAGCAACCTCGTCAAGCTTCTCACTTCTATTATCCAAAGCAGTCGAAGCTTCATAGTGCTTCTTGGCCCACTCCTGATACTCATCGTCGGCAACGATTCTAGATGCGATACACAATGTACGCAAACCCTCAGAAGCAAAGTCCTCCAAGTGACGAATAGTAGCAGCTTCGAACGGTTGCGTTTCGCTTCTGTCCAAACGTTCTAAAATTACAGTGTCAGCACCCTTACAGAAGAGGCGAATCGCACCATCAGGACATCTAAAAATAGCAGacattctctttctcgtaGAGTTGAACTCACAAATATTCAAGAGCTCGTACTCAGACTCAGTATTGTTGACATCGGTGTGAATGGTCACTCCCTTGGGCCTACGAATAGTGAACTTGTAGCCCATATCAGCTGCTCCTTGCACCAATGCACCTTCGTCTGGAGATGCTGCTTGATATTTGATGCCACCGTCTTCTCTATGTTCGGGAATGACAGTATGGCACGTAGAGAGGAGCACGAAGAATTCAT is a window encoding:
- a CDS encoding aminophospholipid-translocating P4-type ATPase DRS2 yields the protein MSSNSRQANGARGNGEDPFADRNNLIDLDLESMDHPGSHYPSFQEPEPNLLQTDANITYNGNQPSSYRHHADPQLNPFDDNFVLSDEEDSYYHNDTLSNRGTSSHGTRQVPLLGTDNAPPPRKSGFFSSLKANIDGSSHSAAYQGMSDDLYGERINDANATSSSSDFDIRKMYSKLKSKIGGKPPDIPVAKGPRQIYILSAAMNSSFGYYGNHISTTKYNFATFIPKFLFEQFSKYANLFFLFTSIIQQVPNVTPTNRYTTIGTLSVVLLVSAIKEIMEDLKRANADKELNNTRVLVLNPDTGSFELKKWVKVKVGDVVRVNNEEPFPADLLLLSSSEPEGLCYIETANLDGETNLKIKQAKPETSYLVNPQTLVTDLSRAEVLSEQPNSSLYTYEGTLQNFGNAGKIPFSPDQLLLRGATLRNTQWIHGVVVFTGHETKLMRNATAAPIKRTDVERIINLQIIALFCVLIILALVSSIGNVTKIEVSRSDLSYLYLEGTNMAGLFFKDILTYWILFSNLVPISLFVTVEIIKYYQAYMIGSDLDMYYADTDTPTGVRTSSLVEELGQIEYIFSDKTGTLTRNVMEFKACSIGGKCYTEEIPEDGQAQVIDGIEVGFHTFVDMQAHLRDSAQQQSAIINEFFVLLSTCHTVIPEHREDGGIKYQAASPDEGALVQGAADMGYKFTIRRPKGVTIHTDVNNTESEYELLNICEFNSTRKRMSAIFRCPDGAIRLFCKGADTVILERLDRSETQPFEAATIRHLEDFASEGLRTLCIASRIVADDEYQEWAKKHYEASTALDNRSEKLDEVAELIEKDMFLLGATAIEDKLQDGVPETIQTLQNAGIKVWVLTGDRQETAINIGMSCKLLSEDMNLLIINEETKTDTKVNLQEKLDAILEHQPEMEGTTLDSSLALIIDGHSLGYALEPELEDMFLNLASRCKAVICCRVSPLQKALVVKMVKRKRKRSLLLAIGDGANDVSMIQAAHVGVGINGLEGMQAARSADVSIGQFKYLKKLLLVHGAWSYQRISHAILYSFYKNIALYMTQFWFVFANGFSGQSLIESWTLTLYNVLFTVFPPFVMGVFDQFVSARLLDRYPQLYQLGQQRKFFNVTIFWGWIINGFYHSAVTFVCLMCLNKFSTYLPGDGVPNQWAWGTLIYTTCTLVALGKAALVVTLWTKFTLLAIPGSFVFWLLWFPAYATIAPRINVSREYYGVLSHTYNSLSFWAAIFGVACLCLLRDFAWKFFKRSYSPESYHYVQEIQKYNIQDYRPRMEQFEKAIRKVRQVQRMKKQRGFAFSQQDNQNLEKVVRLYDTTKKRGAFGELSES